A stretch of Metabacillus sp. FJAT-52054 DNA encodes these proteins:
- a CDS encoding ADP-ribosylglycohydrolase family protein, whose protein sequence is MQTEQYLEKVYAGFLGMNIGIRLGAPVEPREWTYEKIRDVYGEIKGYIKDYQMFSADDDANGPVFFIRALLDDAVDRELEPQDVGRAWLNYCREGIGMLWWGGEQVSTEHRAYSNLKKGIPAPQSGSAEINGLVLAEQIGGQIFIDTWGLIFPGNPEKAAEYAEKAASVSHDGNGLYGARFIAACIARAFTADSMEEIIESGLAQIPEECEYARLAKAVISFYKRNPEDFRLCYHYVEEEWGYHKYPGECHIIPNAGVCILSLLYGNGNLARTVEIATMCGWDTDCNAGNVGTICGVFSGLQEIPPHYRKPINDTIVTSSVSGYLNILDIPTFVKELAMLKYQVDREEPPRHLKEAVKHGEVYFDFLLPGSTHGFRTNNPFKAILRHSRERGFQNKGSLEILFDRMISGDSSRIFWKPFYRREEFNDEKYKPVFSPKAYSGQTVSAQIFLDQWRGEKITLTPYVRDTYTKNEQYLPPIQLKNQSWQEAAFIIPDTKGSLIDEIGYKISSDSPTYNRAFGKLFIDEFHIHGAADYTIDFSKQCREFGSVTPFAHHRGEWSLEGDALICKSADSCSSYTGNYYSTDYSYSVDVTPIEGTSHLLLFRAQGIMRHYLAGFDGEGRISFIRNDFGYKKMETVSFEWEHGVTYTFRIECSGSSFHFFINNQSVLTAEDGLFTHGMYGFGFLSGGAGKYQNIIFQAL, encoded by the coding sequence TGAACATCGGGATTCGCCTCGGCGCTCCAGTTGAACCCCGGGAATGGACGTATGAGAAAATACGGGACGTTTACGGTGAAATTAAGGGATATATAAAGGACTACCAGATGTTTTCAGCGGATGACGATGCCAATGGACCGGTGTTTTTTATAAGAGCATTACTGGATGATGCCGTCGATCGGGAGCTTGAGCCGCAGGATGTGGGAAGAGCGTGGCTTAATTACTGCCGGGAAGGCATCGGTATGCTTTGGTGGGGCGGAGAGCAGGTCAGTACCGAGCATCGTGCCTACTCGAATTTGAAAAAAGGAATTCCTGCTCCCCAATCCGGTTCGGCTGAAATCAATGGGCTGGTCCTTGCCGAACAGATTGGCGGGCAGATATTTATCGATACATGGGGTCTAATTTTTCCAGGCAATCCGGAAAAGGCCGCAGAGTACGCCGAGAAAGCGGCGAGCGTCTCGCATGACGGCAACGGATTGTACGGCGCCAGGTTTATTGCAGCGTGCATCGCGCGTGCTTTTACAGCTGACTCTATGGAAGAAATTATTGAGAGCGGCCTGGCTCAGATTCCGGAAGAATGCGAATATGCAAGGCTTGCAAAAGCGGTTATTTCCTTTTACAAAAGAAACCCGGAGGACTTCCGCCTTTGTTATCACTATGTGGAGGAGGAGTGGGGCTATCATAAATACCCCGGTGAATGCCATATCATCCCGAACGCGGGCGTATGCATTCTCTCCCTTCTATACGGAAACGGCAATCTCGCCAGGACGGTTGAAATCGCCACAATGTGCGGCTGGGATACGGATTGCAACGCCGGGAACGTGGGAACCATCTGCGGAGTATTTAGCGGTTTACAGGAAATTCCTCCCCATTACAGAAAACCGATCAACGACACGATCGTCACCTCCAGCGTTTCAGGCTACTTGAATATTTTAGACATTCCCACTTTTGTAAAAGAGCTTGCCATGCTTAAATATCAGGTGGACCGCGAAGAACCGCCTCGTCATTTGAAAGAAGCCGTAAAGCACGGAGAAGTTTACTTTGATTTTCTTCTCCCAGGTTCTACTCATGGGTTTCGAACAAACAATCCGTTCAAAGCCATCCTAAGGCACTCACGAGAGAGAGGGTTCCAGAACAAAGGAAGTCTGGAAATACTTTTCGATCGTATGATCTCGGGCGACAGCAGCCGCATCTTCTGGAAACCATTTTACCGAAGAGAAGAATTTAACGATGAAAAATACAAGCCGGTCTTCTCACCGAAAGCATACAGCGGTCAAACCGTCTCAGCTCAAATCTTCCTCGATCAATGGCGCGGCGAAAAAATCACTCTAACCCCTTACGTACGCGATACCTATACCAAAAATGAACAATACCTGCCTCCAATTCAACTAAAAAACCAATCCTGGCAAGAAGCTGCATTCATCATTCCCGATACTAAAGGCTCCCTCATCGACGAAATCGGCTACAAAATCAGCAGCGACTCCCCCACCTATAACCGGGCCTTCGGCAAGCTGTTTATCGATGAATTCCATATACACGGAGCTGCCGATTACACCATCGATTTCTCCAAGCAGTGCAGGGAATTTGGATCCGTTACCCCGTTTGCTCATCATAGGGGGGAGTGGAGTTTGGAGGGAGATGCACTTATCTGTAAATCTGCGGACAGCTGCTCCTCCTATACCGGGAACTATTATTCTACGGATTACTCTTATTCTGTTGACGTTACCCCTATTGAAGGAACGAGCCATCTGCTCCTCTTCCGCGCTCAGGGCATTATGCGGCATTACCTTGCGGGTTTTGATGGAGAAGGCAGGATTTCATTTATCCGCAATGACTTTGGGTACAAAAAAATGGAAACGGTTTCGTTTGAGTGGGAGCATGGGGTGACGTATACGTTTCGTATTGAATGCAGCGGATCTTCATTTCATTTTTTCATTAATAATCAATCGGTGCTGACAGCGGAGGATGGCCTTTTTACACATGGGATGTATGGCTTTGGCTTCTTAAGCGGCGGGGCTGGTAAATACCAAAATATTATATTTCAAGCACTATAG
- a CDS encoding DUF5381 family protein, translating into MLNNQSPAIIEVKAFSRFVVWFFISSAGVFIFCLWVFLDALQFESKYSLSGIVGGFAGMIWGLYIFLHSSPGVFKNRRVIFEIVPGPEGRVQSRKKSVAIKDIRDLEIRRRGISLRSIFYEDLVIYTHQGKVVQMKTYNLVNDLTFNQQIQQYVLPFMTPDAQEAYKRKYKQFPSNTGHLERR; encoded by the coding sequence TTGCTCAACAATCAAAGCCCAGCAATTATAGAAGTGAAAGCTTTTTCAAGGTTTGTAGTATGGTTCTTCATTTCATCAGCAGGAGTGTTTATATTTTGTTTATGGGTTTTCCTGGATGCTCTTCAGTTTGAATCTAAATATAGTCTATCTGGAATTGTGGGTGGATTTGCTGGAATGATTTGGGGCCTTTATATATTTTTACATAGCTCACCGGGTGTTTTTAAAAATAGAAGGGTCATTTTTGAAATTGTTCCAGGACCAGAGGGAAGAGTTCAATCCAGAAAAAAATCAGTTGCTATAAAAGATATAAGAGATTTAGAGATTAGACGGAGAGGGATTTCTCTGAGATCCATTTTTTATGAGGATCTGGTAATCTATACACACCAGGGTAAGGTTGTTCAAATGAAGACTTATAATTTGGTAAATGATCTTACATTCAATCAGCAGATTCAACAGTACGTACTTCCGTTCATGACACCTGATGCCCAGGAGGCGTATAAGAGAAAATATAAGCAATTTCCAAGTAATACGGGTCATTTAGAAAGGAGATGA
- the flaG gene encoding flagellar protein FlaG codes for MAVNSISTQGMPRMQDTEAVRTNPVQDIESAYQVKETPPVSKEKLEKIVESLNEFMAPANTHTEFVLHEKLNEYYVTVVDDVTREVVREIPNKKVLDMYAAMTEFVGLFIDEKS; via the coding sequence ATGGCAGTAAATTCGATTTCAACTCAAGGAATGCCTCGTATGCAAGACACTGAAGCGGTAAGAACGAATCCTGTACAAGATATAGAGTCAGCTTATCAAGTGAAGGAAACTCCCCCTGTTTCGAAAGAAAAGCTTGAGAAAATTGTTGAAAGTTTAAATGAATTTATGGCGCCGGCCAATACTCATACGGAATTTGTGCTTCACGAAAAGCTCAACGAGTATTATGTGACCGTTGTGGATGATGTGACAAGAGAGGTTGTTCGGGAGATCCCCAATAAAAAAGTGCTGGATATGTATGCAGCGATGACAGAATTTGTGGGATTGTTTATAGATGAAAAAAGCTAA
- a CDS encoding flagellar hook-associated protein 2, protein MRIGGLASGMDIDTMVSDLMKAERMGVDKLKQKKTTFEWQRDNYRDMNKLLKELDDMLSPINKNSLTLQSTFNKKAVSSSNEGAVSAKAISAGANFSTSIEVTTLATAASWKGTKAPVVEAGAKELLFKVTDPGSSTPRDVKISIAEGDTLDQVLNKINSSSLGVSAIKAKVTGDAFESIIMTSSKTGASGAISSTDANTQSFMNSLGFSFSGNNLAKDPTKLGSNATIKLNGYAMDQASNTFTMNGVEYNLNQKTTEPVNISSTTDVDSIVDSVVKFVDKYNEIIGKINGEISEDRYRSYQPLTDTERESLSDKQVEQWEEKAKSGLLKNDSILASGLNKMRTDFYAPVNGTGNVSGYTQLSDIGIKTTSNYMEKGKLIIDETKLREKIQANPSAVFELFNSKGTTPETSGLAGRLRATIKDTITRVEAKAGNSLMTTQKFSIGKNLDSLDTQIDRFEDRLVQIEDRYWRQFSAMESAIQRANAQSAQLANFGGGN, encoded by the coding sequence ATGAGAATCGGCGGATTGGCAAGCGGAATGGATATCGATACGATGGTCAGTGATTTAATGAAAGCAGAACGGATGGGTGTCGATAAGCTAAAGCAAAAGAAAACGACGTTTGAGTGGCAGCGTGACAACTACCGGGACATGAACAAGCTGCTAAAAGAACTGGACGATATGCTGAGTCCGATCAATAAAAATTCACTAACGCTTCAATCCACATTTAATAAGAAAGCAGTCAGCAGTTCAAATGAGGGTGCGGTTAGTGCGAAAGCGATCAGTGCGGGAGCTAATTTTTCTACTTCTATTGAAGTTACCACTCTGGCAACAGCGGCTTCATGGAAGGGAACGAAAGCTCCAGTTGTTGAAGCAGGTGCAAAGGAGCTGCTATTCAAGGTAACCGATCCCGGTTCTTCTACTCCAAGAGATGTAAAAATCTCCATTGCAGAAGGAGATACACTTGATCAAGTACTGAATAAAATCAACTCGTCCTCTCTAGGTGTATCTGCTATAAAGGCTAAAGTGACGGGAGATGCCTTTGAAAGTATCATCATGACAAGCAGCAAAACAGGGGCGAGCGGGGCGATCTCTTCCACAGATGCCAATACACAGTCCTTTATGAACAGCCTTGGATTTTCTTTTTCAGGAAACAACCTTGCGAAGGATCCGACAAAACTGGGAAGCAACGCGACGATCAAATTAAATGGATATGCAATGGATCAAGCCTCAAATACGTTTACAATGAACGGTGTGGAATATAATTTAAATCAAAAGACAACTGAGCCCGTTAATATCTCAAGTACAACAGATGTAGACAGTATTGTTGATTCGGTCGTTAAATTTGTAGATAAATACAACGAAATTATCGGGAAAATCAACGGTGAGATTTCTGAAGACCGCTATCGTTCCTATCAGCCGCTGACGGATACGGAGCGTGAGTCCCTTTCAGATAAGCAGGTTGAGCAGTGGGAAGAAAAGGCTAAGAGCGGCCTTCTGAAAAACGATTCCATTCTTGCATCTGGTTTAAATAAAATGAGAACAGATTTCTATGCACCGGTAAATGGTACAGGAAATGTCAGCGGATATACCCAGCTTTCCGATATCGGCATTAAAACGACGTCCAATTATATGGAAAAAGGAAAGCTCATTATCGATGAAACAAAGCTGCGCGAAAAAATCCAGGCCAATCCGAGTGCGGTATTTGAGCTGTTTAACTCGAAGGGTACAACTCCTGAGACATCTGGTCTCGCCGGGAGATTGCGTGCTACCATAAAAGATACGATCACGAGGGTTGAAGCAAAGGCCGGAAACAGCTTGATGACGACTCAAAAGTTTTCCATCGGAAAAAACCTCGATAGCCTGGATACTCAAATCGACCGGTTTGAAGACCGTTTAGTCCAAATCGAGGATCGTTATTGGCGCCAGTTTTCGGCAATGGAATCAGCCATCCAAAGAGCCAACGCACAATCAGCACAGCTAGCCAACTTCGGCGGCGGAAATTAA
- a CDS encoding DUF5381 family protein — translation MSNQDVIKIRFNKTSLLFGLMATVVSFAVFCSIFLAAIRFTSIYDVVGVFGGGMGAVFSLYMFINVAPGLFSKDRVIFTIIPGPDGRIESIKKSVDIKNIRDYKIAKNGFTPRAMFFEDLIIYTLDNKKVKMPTYNLLHYQDLNNDLKKYLLPYISSGSEAQAQKNIK, via the coding sequence ATGAGTAACCAAGATGTAATTAAAATTAGGTTCAATAAGACAAGTTTACTATTCGGTCTTATGGCAACAGTCGTTTCATTTGCTGTTTTCTGCAGTATATTTTTGGCTGCAATTAGATTTACCTCTATTTACGATGTCGTAGGAGTATTTGGGGGAGGAATGGGAGCTGTATTTTCACTATATATGTTTATAAATGTTGCACCGGGCCTTTTTAGTAAAGACAGAGTCATCTTTACGATTATTCCCGGACCAGATGGAAGAATTGAATCTATAAAGAAATCAGTGGATATTAAGAACATTAGAGACTATAAAATAGCAAAAAACGGATTTACCCCCCGTGCCATGTTTTTTGAGGATTTAATTATCTATACCCTCGACAATAAAAAGGTGAAAATGCCAACCTATAACCTGTTACACTATCAGGATTTAAACAATGATCTGAAGAAGTATCTTCTTCCATATATAAGTTCGGGTTCGGAAGCACAAGCACAAAAGAATATTAAATGA